A window of the Equus przewalskii isolate Varuska chromosome 10, EquPr2, whole genome shotgun sequence genome harbors these coding sequences:
- the B9D1 gene encoding B9 domain-containing protein 1 isoform X4 gives MAAAGPSVFLLMVNGQVESAQFPEYDDLYCKYCFVYGQDWAPTAGLEEGISQITCKSQDVRRALVWNFPIDITFKSTNPYGWPQIVLSVYGPDVFGNDVIRGYGVAHVPLSPGRHKRTIPMFVPESTSKLQKFTSDPCPLPGLCHSPLQRGDQGHEEAGLRHWASGHTWHFGAQPPSGPPPVRALPPPAVQAEQLSENAGLSFR, from the exons ATGGCGGCCGCGGGTCCCAGCGTCTTCCTGCTCATGGTCAACGGACAGGTGGAGAGCGCCCAG tttcctGAGTACGATGATCTCTACTGCAAGTACTGTTTCGTGTATGGCCAGGACTGGGCCCCCACGGCG GGTCTGGAAGAGGGCATCTCACAGATCACATGCAAGAGCCAAGACGTGCGGCGAGCACTGGTGTGGAACTTCCCCATCGACATCACCTTTAAAAGCACCAACCCCTACGGCT GGCCGCAGATTGTGCTCAGCGTGTACGGGCCAGACGTGTTCGGGAACGACGTGATTCGAGGCTACGGGGTGGCGCATGTGCCTCTCTCGCCCGGCAG GCACAAAAGGACCATCCCCATGTTTGTCCCAGAATCTACATCTAAACTGCAAAAGTTTACAAG TGACCCGTGTCCGCTCCCAGGGCTTTGTCACTCTCCTCTTCAACGTGGTGACCAAGGACATGAGGAAGCTGGGCTACGACACTGGGCCTCCGGACACACATGGCATTTTGGGGCCCAGCCCCCCTCAGGGCCTCCCCCGGTGAGGGCCCTTCCACCGCCCGCTGTGCAGGCCGAGCAGCTCTCCGAGAATGCAGGGCTGTCCTTCCGCTGA
- the B9D1 gene encoding B9 domain-containing protein 1 isoform X3, producing MAAAGPSVFLLMVNGQVESAQFPEYDDLYCKYCFVYGQDWAPTAGLEEGISQITCKSQDVRRALVWNFPIDITFKSTNPYGWPQIVLSVYGPDVFGNDVIRGYGVAHVPLSPGRHKRTIPMFVPESTSKLQKFTSWFMGRRPEYTDPKVVAQGEGREVTRVRSQGFVTLLFNVVTKDMRKLGYDTGPPDTHGILGPSPPQGLPR from the exons ATGGCGGCCGCGGGTCCCAGCGTCTTCCTGCTCATGGTCAACGGACAGGTGGAGAGCGCCCAG tttcctGAGTACGATGATCTCTACTGCAAGTACTGTTTCGTGTATGGCCAGGACTGGGCCCCCACGGCG GGTCTGGAAGAGGGCATCTCACAGATCACATGCAAGAGCCAAGACGTGCGGCGAGCACTGGTGTGGAACTTCCCCATCGACATCACCTTTAAAAGCACCAACCCCTACGGCT GGCCGCAGATTGTGCTCAGCGTGTACGGGCCAGACGTGTTCGGGAACGACGTGATTCGAGGCTACGGGGTGGCGCATGTGCCTCTCTCGCCCGGCAG GCACAAAAGGACCATCCCCATGTTTGTCCCAGAATCTACATCTAAACTGCAAAAGTTTACAAG CTGGTTCATGGGACGGCGGCCTGAGTACACAGACCCCAAGGTGGTGGCACAGGGTGAAGGCCGGGAAG TGACCCGTGTCCGCTCCCAGGGCTTTGTCACTCTCCTCTTCAACGTGGTGACCAAGGACATGAGGAAGCTGGGCTACGACACTGGGCCTCCGGACACACATGGCATTTTGGGGCCCAGCCCCCCTCAGGGCCTCCCCCGGTGA
- the B9D1 gene encoding B9 domain-containing protein 1 isoform X1 has protein sequence MAAAGPSVFLLMVNGQVESAQFPEYDDLYCKYCFVYGQDWAPTAGLEEGISQITCKSQDVRRALVWNFPIDITFKSTNPYGWPQIVLSVYGPDVFGNDVIRGYGVAHVPLSPGSTSVCENICFRHKRTIPMFVPESTSKLQKFTSWFMGRRPEYTDPKVVAQGEGREVTRVRSQGFVTLLFNVVTKDMRKLGYDTGPPDTHGILGPSPPQGLPR, from the exons ATGGCGGCCGCGGGTCCCAGCGTCTTCCTGCTCATGGTCAACGGACAGGTGGAGAGCGCCCAG tttcctGAGTACGATGATCTCTACTGCAAGTACTGTTTCGTGTATGGCCAGGACTGGGCCCCCACGGCG GGTCTGGAAGAGGGCATCTCACAGATCACATGCAAGAGCCAAGACGTGCGGCGAGCACTGGTGTGGAACTTCCCCATCGACATCACCTTTAAAAGCACCAACCCCTACGGCT GGCCGCAGATTGTGCTCAGCGTGTACGGGCCAGACGTGTTCGGGAACGACGTGATTCGAGGCTACGGGGTGGCGCATGTGCCTCTCTCGCCCGGCAG CACGTCTGTCTGTGAAAACATTTGTTTCAGGCACAAAAGGACCATCCCCATGTTTGTCCCAGAATCTACATCTAAACTGCAAAAGTTTACAAG CTGGTTCATGGGACGGCGGCCTGAGTACACAGACCCCAAGGTGGTGGCACAGGGTGAAGGCCGGGAAG TGACCCGTGTCCGCTCCCAGGGCTTTGTCACTCTCCTCTTCAACGTGGTGACCAAGGACATGAGGAAGCTGGGCTACGACACTGGGCCTCCGGACACACATGGCATTTTGGGGCCCAGCCCCCCTCAGGGCCTCCCCCGGTGA
- the B9D1 gene encoding B9 domain-containing protein 1 isoform X2 — protein MAAAGPSVFLLMVNGQVESAQFPEYDDLYCKYCFVYGQDWAPTAGLEEGISQITCKSQDVRRALVWNFPIDITFKSTNPYGWPQIVLSVYGPDVFGNDVIRGYGVAHVPLSPGSTSVCENICFRHKRTIPMFVPESTSKLQKFTSDPCPLPGLCHSPLQRGDQGHEEAGLRHWASGHTWHFGAQPPSGPPPVRALPPPAVQAEQLSENAGLSFR, from the exons ATGGCGGCCGCGGGTCCCAGCGTCTTCCTGCTCATGGTCAACGGACAGGTGGAGAGCGCCCAG tttcctGAGTACGATGATCTCTACTGCAAGTACTGTTTCGTGTATGGCCAGGACTGGGCCCCCACGGCG GGTCTGGAAGAGGGCATCTCACAGATCACATGCAAGAGCCAAGACGTGCGGCGAGCACTGGTGTGGAACTTCCCCATCGACATCACCTTTAAAAGCACCAACCCCTACGGCT GGCCGCAGATTGTGCTCAGCGTGTACGGGCCAGACGTGTTCGGGAACGACGTGATTCGAGGCTACGGGGTGGCGCATGTGCCTCTCTCGCCCGGCAG CACGTCTGTCTGTGAAAACATTTGTTTCAGGCACAAAAGGACCATCCCCATGTTTGTCCCAGAATCTACATCTAAACTGCAAAAGTTTACAAG TGACCCGTGTCCGCTCCCAGGGCTTTGTCACTCTCCTCTTCAACGTGGTGACCAAGGACATGAGGAAGCTGGGCTACGACACTGGGCCTCCGGACACACATGGCATTTTGGGGCCCAGCCCCCCTCAGGGCCTCCCCCGGTGAGGGCCCTTCCACCGCCCGCTGTGCAGGCCGAGCAGCTCTCCGAGAATGCAGGGCTGTCCTTCCGCTGA